A genomic segment from Tachypleus tridentatus isolate NWPU-2018 unplaced genomic scaffold, ASM421037v1 Hic_cluster_2, whole genome shotgun sequence encodes:
- the LOC143242291 gene encoding uncharacterized protein LOC143242291, translating into MANYTQLFYIFGSFLLVSGFTFVYEIERGSTLTLICSNQAREEPVIWYSNLKEKVINSERTQIKYGGKLVLTHIQFEDAGIYTCKNREGDYKHDVRVYIPAENLNCTRGYQRDVYRCYPCPPGHYDNGFQTHCLPCPGGTYMTSFAADACIPCPGDKITDEEGADNKDLCRNPTEVVLKLTFPWASKPTVVRYPWWMEELTLISICLIALCVLCCFCKMNKKARGKWNALKNRVLGSCGVFSYTKLEDQELVIEKITARELDILEAVSMIPECEKVSTNKFDKRETNMVLKENQTEPTILQTINENHSVEKKTERTENLSKPASSSDKTKLKKCVETIVNDDKPEGTLKSDSPTTAETPKKK; encoded by the exons atggctaattacactcaattattttatattttcggtagtttcctgcttgtttcaggttttacATTCGTCTACGAAATTGAACGTGGTTCTACTCTTACGTTAATATGTTCAAACCAAGCGAGAGAAGAACCAGTTATTTGGTACTCAAATCtcaaagaaaaagttattaatagtgagagaacgcaaataaaatacggtggcAAATTAGTGCTAACCCACATCCAATTTgaagacgcgggaatttacacatgcaaaaatcgtgaaggtgattacaaacatgatgtcagag TGTATATTCCAGCCGAGAATCTCAACTGTACTCGTGGATACCAAAGAGATGTttacaggtgtt atccatgtcctcctggtcactatgacaatggattccaaactcactgcctgccgtgtccaggagggacttacatgacatcatttgctgctgacgcctgtataccttgtcctggagataaaattactgatgaagaaggagctgataataaagatctttgtagaa atccaactgaagtggttcTCAAGCTTACTTTCCCCTGGGCCTCCAAACCAACAGTTGTAAGATATCCTTGGTGGATGGAAGAGCTGACACTAATTTCGatttgtcttattgctttgtg cgtTCTTTGTTGCTTCTGCAAGATGAATAAAAAAGCCCGGGGCAAATGGAATGCCCTTAAAAACCGCGTCCTCGGGTCTTGTGGTGTTTTTTCCTACACAAAGCTAGAAGACCAAGAGCTTGTAATTGAAAAGATCACCGCCAGGGAATTAGACATTTTGgaagctgtttcaatgatccCTGAGTGTGAGAAGGTCTCGACAAATAAGTTTgataaaagagaaactaatatggtgttaaaggaaaatcaaacagaaccaaccatcttgcaaacaataaatgaaaatcactcagtagaaaagaaaacagaaagaacAGAAAACCTGAGCAAGCCTGCTTCAAGTTCTGacaaaactaaattaaagaaATGCGTTGAGACAATCGTGAATGATGACAAACCTGAAGGGacattaaaatctgattcacCAACAACG GCAGAAACACCAAAAAAGAAATGA